The following proteins come from a genomic window of Aquimarina sp. MAR_2010_214:
- a CDS encoding SPFH domain-containing protein yields MGIFDEIKNKLSHEFIDIIEWLDYTDDTIVHRFERYQNEIKNEAKLIVREGQTAVFINEGQLADVFTAGTYTLNTQNLPILTTLKGWKYGFNSPFKAEVYFVNTHLFTDEKWGTKNPITLNDDRFGLVEIRAFGTYAFKINDAGKFIIDIVGTDANFTNFEINEHLKSLISTRFTDTVGEANLPIELYAANTTELSETCLDVMQPEFNAVGISLEKFFIENVSMPEELKKEIFEYSRIDKLDLDKLTKFKTAKAIEAAAANEGGTAGAGMGMGMGFVLAQQMGGMMNPMGGQQQVQPQQTPPVAPPPMPVQVQYFYAQNGQQAGPVSFEQLKALFANRTINKDSLVWKQGMDNWVALKDVEELKSFLGGSTPPPLPGN; encoded by the coding sequence ATGGGAATTTTTGACGAAATAAAGAATAAGCTTAGCCACGAATTTATAGATATCATAGAATGGTTAGACTATACCGATGATACTATTGTGCATCGGTTTGAACGATATCAAAATGAAATTAAAAATGAAGCTAAGCTTATCGTAAGAGAAGGCCAAACTGCAGTTTTCATTAATGAAGGACAACTGGCAGATGTATTCACTGCCGGAACATATACCTTAAACACACAAAACTTACCTATTTTAACCACATTGAAAGGTTGGAAATATGGATTTAATAGTCCTTTTAAAGCTGAAGTGTATTTTGTAAATACACATTTATTTACTGATGAGAAATGGGGAACCAAAAACCCAATTACCTTAAACGATGATCGTTTTGGACTTGTAGAAATTCGTGCTTTTGGAACCTATGCGTTTAAGATTAATGATGCCGGTAAATTTATAATTGATATTGTAGGAACAGATGCTAATTTCACTAATTTCGAGATCAATGAACATCTTAAAAGTTTAATCTCTACTCGATTTACTGATACGGTTGGTGAAGCTAATTTACCTATCGAGCTATATGCCGCTAATACTACAGAATTATCTGAGACTTGTCTTGATGTAATGCAACCCGAATTTAACGCTGTGGGTATTTCTCTTGAAAAATTCTTTATCGAGAATGTCTCTATGCCAGAGGAGTTGAAAAAAGAGATATTTGAGTATAGTAGAATTGATAAGCTTGATCTAGACAAATTAACCAAATTTAAGACTGCTAAAGCTATTGAAGCTGCAGCGGCTAATGAAGGAGGTACAGCAGGAGCCGGAATGGGAATGGGAATGGGATTTGTTCTGGCTCAACAAATGGGAGGCATGATGAATCCAATGGGAGGACAACAACAAGTACAACCTCAACAAACTCCTCCAGTAGCTCCACCACCAATGCCAGTGCAAGTACAGTATTTTTATGCTCAAAACGGACAACAAGCAGGGCCCGTATCCTTTGAGCAATTAAAAGCACTATTTGCCAATAGAACTATAAATAAAGATTCTTTGGTATGGAAACAAGGAATGGATAACTGGGTTGCATTAAAAGATGTAGAAGAGCTAAAATCATTTCTAGGCGGAAGCACTCCTCCTCCATTACCCGGAAATTAA
- a CDS encoding DNA helicase PriA — protein sequence MEEEKKAVSERKKSCTNCGAELKYKPGTTEITCEYCGHHETIIHDQDGFQELELNPYLEEMGSQSHSEEIMMLHCKNCGANQHIEENYKSLHCVYCTMPLIIEDAYKEDWILPGAVLPFQFDQKKSHQIFSKWVKGLWFAPNNLKKAALDPQNTKGLYLPYWTFDAQLYANYTGQRGDYYYVSVPYTTTVNGKSVTRTRQERRTRWSSASGNVSGFVDDTLIKASHQNKNPVPRKISNWNLDALVPFNTNFLAGFVTEKYTIPLKDGHLSSTKEAERIATFWAKRDIGGDTQRVHHIDMSLSEETFKHILLPVYISAYRFSGKKYNFFINGQTGAISGSRPYSFWKIFFFVLLILIIIAIIVWFAEK from the coding sequence ATGGAAGAAGAAAAAAAAGCAGTTTCAGAACGTAAAAAATCCTGTACTAATTGTGGTGCAGAATTAAAATATAAACCTGGAACGACTGAGATTACTTGCGAGTATTGCGGACATCATGAAACCATCATACATGATCAAGATGGGTTTCAAGAATTAGAACTTAATCCCTATCTCGAAGAAATGGGCTCTCAATCGCATTCTGAAGAAATCATGATGCTGCATTGCAAAAATTGTGGTGCCAACCAACATATCGAAGAAAACTATAAATCTTTACATTGTGTGTATTGCACAATGCCTTTGATTATAGAAGATGCATATAAAGAAGATTGGATATTACCCGGGGCAGTTCTTCCTTTTCAATTTGATCAGAAAAAATCACATCAGATATTCTCTAAATGGGTAAAAGGGTTATGGTTTGCCCCGAATAATCTTAAAAAAGCAGCATTAGATCCTCAAAATACCAAAGGCCTCTATTTGCCATACTGGACCTTTGATGCTCAATTGTATGCTAATTACACAGGACAACGTGGAGATTATTATTATGTTAGCGTTCCGTATACAACAACGGTAAATGGTAAGTCTGTTACCAGAACTCGACAAGAACGTAGAACAAGATGGTCTTCGGCAAGTGGAAACGTAAGTGGTTTTGTTGATGATACTTTAATTAAAGCATCACATCAAAATAAAAATCCTGTGCCAAGGAAAATATCAAATTGGAATCTGGACGCTCTTGTACCATTTAACACGAATTTTTTAGCAGGTTTTGTTACTGAAAAATATACTATTCCATTAAAAGATGGTCATTTATCATCTACTAAAGAAGCCGAACGTATTGCTACATTCTGGGCCAAACGTGATATAGGAGGAGATACCCAAAGAGTACATCATATAGATATGAGTTTAAGTGAAGAGACTTTTAAGCATATTCTGCTTCCGGTATATATTAGTGCCTATCGCTTTAGTGGTAAAAAGTATAATTTCTTTATCAATGGCCAAACAGGAGCTATTTCTGGTAGCAGACCTTACTCTTTCTGGAAAATATTCTTCTTTGTACTGCTTATACTCATTATTATTGCAATAATTGTCTGGTTTGCTGAGAAATAA
- a CDS encoding T9SS type A sorting domain-containing protein, translated as MKTLLFYLKRSVWVVTLMGIISSVNSQQLKTQADQKEKPGGHSLYKQSKIYDSKYGSKSDVKKVGDKALERMKWEFERLKDPNTNEIPFGIRDKEVNFSSKIAEGNDSKQSISNAAKSSKAGRFSYWKNRGPYNVGGRTRALAIDRTNENVILAGGVSGGLWRSTNGGDSWKKVTSRRQSPSITCIVQDPRPGKHNTWYYGSGERSGNSAGAGGAFFQGTGIYKSINGGRSWRLLEATNDNDVRAFSPFDLINSIVVNPTNGDIFVGTFNGVHKSKDGGNSFEEVLAGDFDNTAEVAVTSTGQIYATIDSGGNPNNGYFTATDGDVDTWTEISPELLPASYGRTVMGIDPSNENIVYFFTQNLSSGGPAFLFKYDATAATPEETWTDLSANLPTAIGGRVGNLNLQGGYNMIVKVSPADPNLMFVGGTNIYRSTTGFTTPAGQESWIAGYSPLNNVSVYPDQHPDQHALLFYPSNPNKVLSGNDGGVFVAEDVTTSTSAAEPVDWISLNNGYLTTQPYHVSFDPEPNSDDLLAGFQDNGTWFTSSTSSVEPWVEDFGGDGAYSAIADNGRTRYVSSQRGNVYRFNFDEAGEFQSFTRVRPAGANNLAFITPFILDPNNDNIMYLPAGNRIWRNNNLDEIPLFSNALATVNWVDLPNTDTPAGTTISSLDVSKYPVANRLYYGTNAGGIYRMDNANLDNQEVVDISTGKGLPEGFVNDINVDPSNSDRVIVTFSNYRVISVFLTINGGDTWTNISGNLEENADGSGNGPSVRSTAFFGSSQGFFGSRLQKVYAATSTGLYYTFRLNGERTRWIKEPFAIGNAVTDEVKTRKDGFIAVAAHGSGVYSARFPIFNELPESSLSVAYLLDDLLVAENSEDIEVDVTDLFVHSNGNPIDIEFTNSNPELVTATLNGNTITLSFAPDSLGKATIGLIATSGDEQVAEGFTVSVTELAIYEQIAGATSSLPSQFFVDFGGLVQSADDFIIPEGNTWTLERIVAFGGANNSPALTNATVVIYSDNAGVPGDEVYNSGEITPISNPTDTNLNLMLPAAVTLESGNYWLSVYANLAFGAGQEQWFWSSQNGGIGLEPHFKDNLDLFGTGATDWTPVSVALGRDPLDQVFQIYGMVDDGGAGEPQASVNPLAVIEVSKNTTASPNPSNGMFSFNFNNTTLKSNGNTSRSIEIFDSVGNKLFSNNNVGDNSTWDASNARPGLYFARVTEGGNQSTLKLIKK; from the coding sequence ATGAAAACACTTTTATTTTATCTCAAACGTTCCGTTTGGGTAGTTACCCTTATGGGGATTATTTCTTCAGTAAATTCGCAACAGCTTAAAACACAGGCAGATCAGAAAGAGAAACCTGGTGGTCATTCACTTTACAAACAATCTAAAATTTACGATAGTAAATATGGATCCAAATCCGATGTGAAAAAAGTTGGCGATAAAGCGTTAGAAAGAATGAAATGGGAATTTGAAAGACTCAAAGATCCTAACACAAATGAAATTCCTTTCGGAATTAGAGACAAAGAAGTAAACTTCTCTAGTAAGATTGCAGAAGGAAATGATTCGAAACAATCCATTAGCAATGCTGCAAAATCTTCAAAAGCCGGTCGTTTTTCGTATTGGAAAAACAGAGGTCCTTATAATGTAGGGGGAAGAACAAGAGCCTTAGCTATTGATCGTACAAACGAGAATGTAATTCTTGCCGGCGGAGTTTCGGGAGGATTATGGCGCTCTACTAATGGTGGAGATTCCTGGAAAAAGGTAACGTCTCGTAGACAATCACCAAGTATTACTTGTATTGTACAAGATCCTAGACCTGGTAAGCATAATACCTGGTATTATGGATCAGGAGAACGTTCTGGTAACTCTGCAGGAGCAGGAGGAGCGTTTTTTCAAGGAACAGGAATTTACAAGTCTATCAATGGCGGAAGAAGCTGGAGACTTCTTGAAGCCACTAACGATAATGACGTAAGAGCATTTTCTCCTTTTGATTTGATTAACTCTATTGTGGTTAACCCAACTAATGGAGATATTTTTGTAGGTACTTTTAATGGTGTACACAAATCTAAGGATGGTGGAAACTCATTTGAAGAAGTATTAGCAGGGGACTTTGATAATACAGCAGAAGTTGCAGTTACAAGTACAGGTCAAATCTATGCAACTATCGACTCTGGAGGAAATCCAAATAATGGGTATTTTACAGCTACAGATGGAGATGTTGATACCTGGACAGAAATATCACCAGAGCTTTTACCGGCAAGTTACGGAAGAACTGTTATGGGGATAGATCCTTCTAATGAAAATATCGTATACTTTTTTACTCAAAACTTAAGTAGTGGCGGACCAGCATTTTTATTTAAATATGATGCTACTGCAGCTACACCAGAAGAAACCTGGACAGATTTAAGTGCTAATCTACCTACTGCAATTGGTGGAAGAGTAGGGAATTTAAATCTTCAGGGAGGATACAATATGATCGTTAAGGTTAGCCCGGCAGATCCCAACCTAATGTTTGTAGGTGGAACTAACATATATAGATCTACAACCGGATTTACAACACCTGCCGGACAAGAAAGTTGGATTGCAGGATATTCTCCTTTAAACAATGTAAGTGTATACCCTGATCAACATCCTGATCAACATGCGTTACTTTTTTATCCATCTAATCCAAATAAAGTGTTATCCGGTAATGATGGAGGTGTATTTGTAGCTGAAGATGTTACTACTTCTACATCTGCAGCAGAACCAGTAGATTGGATTTCTTTGAATAATGGATATTTAACAACACAGCCATATCATGTATCTTTTGATCCAGAGCCGAATAGTGATGATCTACTAGCAGGTTTTCAGGATAATGGTACTTGGTTTACATCTTCTACAAGTTCTGTAGAACCTTGGGTAGAAGATTTTGGAGGTGACGGAGCTTATAGTGCAATTGCAGATAACGGAAGAACAAGATATGTATCTTCACAGAGAGGAAATGTATACAGGTTTAATTTTGATGAAGCGGGAGAATTCCAATCATTTACCAGAGTAAGACCTGCAGGAGCGAATAACCTTGCTTTTATTACACCTTTTATCTTAGATCCAAATAATGATAATATCATGTATTTACCCGCAGGTAATAGAATTTGGAGAAATAATAACTTGGATGAAATCCCTCTTTTCTCTAATGCATTAGCAACCGTAAACTGGGTAGATCTTCCTAATACAGATACACCAGCTGGAACTACAATATCTTCTTTAGATGTTTCTAAGTATCCAGTAGCAAACAGACTATATTATGGTACAAATGCAGGAGGTATCTATAGAATGGATAATGCTAATCTTGATAATCAGGAGGTAGTTGATATTTCTACAGGAAAAGGTTTGCCAGAAGGGTTTGTAAATGATATCAATGTAGATCCATCAAATTCTGATAGAGTTATTGTTACTTTTTCAAATTATAGAGTAATAAGTGTGTTCTTAACTATAAATGGTGGAGATACTTGGACAAATATTAGTGGTAATTTGGAAGAAAATGCAGATGGGTCTGGAAATGGGCCATCAGTAAGAAGTACGGCATTTTTTGGAAGTAGCCAAGGCTTCTTTGGTTCTAGATTACAAAAAGTGTACGCAGCAACAAGTACCGGATTATACTATACATTTAGATTAAATGGCGAAAGAACTCGTTGGATCAAAGAGCCTTTTGCTATTGGTAATGCAGTAACTGATGAAGTAAAAACTCGTAAAGATGGATTTATAGCAGTAGCTGCTCATGGTAGTGGAGTATATAGTGCAAGATTCCCGATATTTAATGAATTACCAGAATCTTCATTAAGCGTTGCTTATTTACTTGATGATCTTCTTGTAGCAGAAAATAGTGAAGATATAGAAGTTGATGTAACAGACTTGTTTGTTCATTCTAACGGAAACCCAATTGATATAGAATTCACGAATTCTAATCCTGAGTTGGTAACAGCAACTTTAAATGGAAATACAATTACGCTTTCTTTTGCACCTGATAGTTTGGGTAAAGCAACAATTGGCCTTATCGCTACCTCAGGAGATGAACAAGTTGCAGAAGGGTTTACAGTATCTGTTACTGAGCTAGCAATTTATGAACAAATTGCCGGTGCGACATCTTCATTACCATCTCAATTCTTTGTAGATTTTGGTGGTTTGGTACAATCTGCAGATGATTTCATTATTCCTGAAGGAAATACATGGACACTAGAGAGAATTGTAGCTTTTGGTGGTGCTAATAACTCACCAGCATTAACCAATGCAACTGTTGTAATATATAGTGATAATGCAGGAGTTCCTGGTGATGAGGTATATAATAGTGGAGAGATTACTCCAATCTCTAATCCAACAGATACGAACCTAAACCTAATGCTTCCAGCAGCGGTAACATTAGAGAGTGGTAACTATTGGTTATCTGTTTATGCTAACTTAGCCTTTGGTGCTGGACAAGAACAATGGTTCTGGTCTTCACAAAATGGAGGAATTGGTCTGGAACCACATTTTAAAGATAATTTAGACTTATTTGGTACCGGTGCGACAGATTGGACACCAGTCTCAGTTGCACTTGGTAGAGATCCTCTTGATCAGGTATTCCAGATTTATGGGATGGTAGATGATGGAGGTGCAGGTGAGCCTCAAGCTTCAGTAAATCCTTTGGCGGTAATTGAAGTGTCAAAGAACACTACAGCTTCTCCAAATCCATCTAATGGGATGTTCTCATTTAATTTTAATAATACGACATTAAAATCTAATGGAAATACTTCTAGATCTATCGAGATCTTTGATTCCGTAGGGAATAAGTTGTTTTCAAATAATAATGTTGGTGATAATTCGACTTGGGATGCTTCAAACGCAAGACCTGGATTGTATTTCGCAAGAGTTACAGAAGGTGGAAACCAAAGTACTCTTAAACTTATTAAAAAATAA